The Alkalinema sp. FACHB-956 genome has a window encoding:
- a CDS encoding type II secretion system protein, which translates to MRTSDSSQSVRSLRFLVRWLPFLGHSSEQGLTLIESLVAIVVISITLVAITPPIFFATATRIQNRRAEQGLALAQGEVERVRTIVERGQYFDTDLPAPVTGALSNTNPAPPTTALTGLRKASNVDLRDTTASPPLCTEASPSAQPSLTQYVRVDVDGDCTADFLVQTFRTAGTSIQSTDNAGNTTNLSVGFTMGVRVYSVLAEANLKAGKAETTQASLRMTSGQGGFRLRPVSVLYSTVVKNSNSQGLSSYRELCKAGKC; encoded by the coding sequence ATGCGCACATCAGATTCTTCCCAGTCCGTACGATCGCTCCGGTTCTTGGTGCGGTGGCTGCCATTCCTAGGCCACTCCTCGGAGCAAGGACTGACGTTAATTGAGTCTTTAGTGGCGATCGTGGTTATCTCGATCACGCTTGTCGCGATTACACCACCCATTTTCTTTGCGACTGCTACGCGCATTCAAAATCGCCGTGCAGAGCAGGGGCTGGCACTGGCTCAAGGTGAAGTAGAACGAGTGCGCACGATCGTAGAACGAGGTCAGTATTTTGATACAGACTTGCCGGCTCCTGTAACTGGGGCTCTCAGCAATACCAATCCTGCGCCCCCAACCACCGCTTTAACGGGATTACGAAAGGCATCCAATGTCGATTTACGAGACACCACAGCTTCTCCACCTCTATGTACAGAGGCCAGTCCCTCTGCTCAACCTTCGCTTACCCAGTATGTAAGGGTCGATGTGGATGGGGACTGTACGGCTGATTTCCTAGTACAAACATTTCGGACAGCCGGGACTTCGATTCAATCCACGGATAATGCGGGGAATACCACGAACCTGTCAGTGGGTTTCACGATGGGAGTGCGGGTGTACTCTGTATTAGCGGAAGCCAATTTGAAGGCAGGTAAAGCTGAAACGACGCAGGCCAGCTTGCGGATGACTTCGGGGCAGGGAGGATTTAGATTGCGTCCGGTGTCTGTACTCTATTCTAC